The Enterococcus sp. 7F3_DIV0205 genome has a window encoding:
- a CDS encoding MurR/RpiR family transcriptional regulator yields MLDLFDFLHYLNTNKRDATYSRIIIYLFTHLHEIRTLTITEIAERCFVSPATLTRFCRHFGIATFASLRESLVSLGTMKKHSGLRMKEQELTDLKNDPKTYLDSYAAEIITAVNDVLQTIDIKQVDQILADIHRAEEVVLIGYSATLELAKDLQTSFLLSQKLIFVGETEETQQAFVEDLSEKSIVIVISSYGSLLNRSSELMRMISDSPAKSILLTQHTQNTLTNQFDLSINVTTTNYVRIGNYPLTFFLDYFVRRYASLYQ; encoded by the coding sequence ATGCTTGATCTTTTTGATTTTCTTCATTATTTAAATACAAACAAACGAGATGCGACATATTCACGGATCATCATTTATCTCTTTACTCATCTTCATGAAATTCGTACATTGACTATCACCGAAATTGCTGAACGCTGTTTTGTTTCACCAGCAACCTTAACACGCTTCTGCCGTCATTTTGGAATTGCGACTTTTGCTTCTTTACGGGAATCACTCGTTTCATTAGGAACGATGAAAAAGCATAGCGGCTTAAGAATGAAAGAGCAAGAATTGACCGACTTAAAAAACGATCCAAAAACTTATCTTGATTCTTATGCAGCAGAAATCATTACAGCTGTAAATGATGTTTTGCAAACGATCGATATTAAACAGGTCGATCAGATTCTGGCAGATATCCACCGCGCAGAGGAAGTTGTGCTTATTGGCTATAGCGCAACATTGGAACTTGCTAAAGATCTCCAAACTTCTTTTCTACTGAGCCAAAAACTAATTTTTGTGGGAGAAACTGAAGAAACCCAGCAAGCCTTTGTTGAAGATCTTAGCGAGAAATCTATCGTGATCGTGATTTCATCTTATGGTTCCTTACTCAATCGAAGTAGTGAATTAATGAGAATGATTAGTGATAGCCCTGCAAAATCAATTCTTTTAACGCAGCATACACAAAATACCTTGACGAATCAGTTCGATCTGTCTATTAATGTGACTACGACCAATTATGTTCGAATCGGTAATTATCCGTTAACTTTTTTTCTAGATTATTTTGTCCGACGGTATGCTAGTTTGTATCAATAA
- a CDS encoding glycoside hydrolase family 1 protein has product MSGFPQNFLWGGATAANQFEGAFLEDGKGWSTADTARYIKENGISMTELLRPTTKADVEFAMNDKEGVYPKRHGIDFYHRYKEDIALFAEMGFKTFRLSISWPRIFPNGDELEPNEAGLAFYDAVFDECLKYGIEPLVTISHYEFPLGLAFKQNGWESRKTIEAFERYARVLFNRYKDKVNYWLTFNEINIIGMTGYLSGGILADGEKNMLQAQYQAAHHQFIASALAVKACHEIIPDAKIGCMLARMEAYPETCNPLDVMESVNSDHMNLFYSDVQIRGYYPTYMNKFFRDHNITIKKETEDDQILREGTVDFMSFSYYMSSIASHKKEGDTTGGNLLGSKKNPYLKASDWGWQIDPIGLRVTLHKLYDRYQVPLFIVENGLGAKDVVEPDGSIHDDYRIDYLRSHIEQMEQAIDEGVDLMGYTPWGCIDLVSASTSEMSKRYGFIYVDLDDEGKGTLDRSRKDSFYWYKKVIETNGTDLK; this is encoded by the coding sequence ATGAGTGGATTTCCACAAAATTTTTTATGGGGTGGCGCAACTGCAGCCAATCAGTTCGAAGGTGCTTTTTTAGAAGACGGTAAAGGTTGGTCAACTGCAGATACAGCTCGCTATATTAAAGAAAACGGTATAAGCATGACAGAATTATTACGACCTACGACAAAGGCAGACGTTGAATTTGCAATGAATGATAAAGAAGGAGTCTACCCAAAACGTCACGGAATCGATTTTTATCATAGATATAAAGAAGATATCGCGTTATTTGCTGAAATGGGTTTTAAAACGTTTCGCTTGTCGATTTCTTGGCCGCGTATTTTTCCAAATGGTGATGAATTAGAACCTAATGAAGCAGGCTTGGCATTTTATGATGCAGTTTTTGATGAATGCTTGAAATATGGTATTGAACCCTTAGTAACGATTTCACATTATGAGTTTCCGTTAGGCTTGGCATTTAAGCAAAATGGGTGGGAAAGTCGTAAAACAATAGAAGCCTTTGAACGATATGCACGCGTTCTTTTCAATCGTTATAAAGATAAAGTAAACTATTGGTTGACGTTTAATGAAATCAATATCATTGGAATGACCGGCTATTTAAGTGGTGGTATTTTAGCTGATGGCGAGAAAAATATGCTTCAAGCGCAATATCAAGCGGCACACCATCAATTTATCGCCAGTGCTTTAGCGGTCAAAGCCTGTCATGAAATCATTCCGGATGCAAAAATCGGCTGTATGTTAGCTAGAATGGAAGCTTATCCGGAAACGTGCAATCCTCTAGATGTGATGGAAAGTGTTAACAGTGACCACATGAACTTATTCTATTCAGATGTACAAATTCGAGGATATTATCCAACTTATATGAATAAATTCTTCCGTGATCACAATATCACGATCAAAAAGGAAACGGAAGACGATCAAATATTACGTGAGGGAACCGTTGATTTTATGTCCTTCAGTTATTATATGAGCAGTATCGCTTCTCATAAAAAAGAGGGAGATACCACTGGTGGAAACTTGTTAGGATCTAAGAAAAACCCATATTTAAAAGCAAGTGACTGGGGATGGCAAATTGACCCGATTGGACTTCGAGTTACGTTGCATAAATTGTATGATCGTTACCAAGTACCATTATTTATCGTAGAAAATGGTTTAGGAGCTAAAGATGTCGTTGAGCCTGACGGCAGTATTCATGACGACTACCGAATTGATTATTTAAGAAGCCACATTGAACAAATGGAGCAAGCAATCGATGAAGGAGTTGATTTAATGGGATATACGCCATGGGGCTGTATTGATTTAGTCAGTGCAAGTACCAGCGAAATGTCGAAGCGTTATGGTTTTATCTATGTTGATTTAGATGATGAAGGAAAAGGAACGCTAGATCGATCAAGAAAAGATTCTTTCTATTGGTATAAAAAAGTGATTGAAACAAACGGTACGGACCTAAAATAA
- a CDS encoding PRD domain-containing protein, which yields MKVSQILNNNVAIVSRGNNEVIVYAKGLAFKKKVGQVIYENEIEKTYVLDSNDMLEHFSYLLSHSDASHITLVNQIIAYGEEKLGEKSNDYLSLTLLDHIEFALKRAAKGQFIRSPLTWEVKKFYPQHFDIGMYALNLINEQFQLTFPEDEAVSIALHFVNLQEDKNNLDETIRSMESLRDILSIIQYHFQLKLDEGSLNYMRLMTHLQYFIQRVMTKNSYDESDVNLNEQIKLMYASSYECVQKIRVYIKQKYACDLTIDEETYLMLHIHRVTNRSQKERT from the coding sequence GTGAAAGTAAGTCAAATTTTAAACAACAATGTAGCAATCGTGAGCAGAGGAAATAATGAGGTTATTGTTTATGCTAAAGGCTTGGCATTCAAGAAGAAAGTTGGGCAAGTAATCTATGAAAATGAAATCGAAAAGACTTATGTTCTAGATTCGAATGATATGCTAGAGCATTTTAGTTATTTATTGTCCCATTCTGATGCTAGTCATATCACTTTAGTGAATCAAATCATTGCTTACGGAGAAGAAAAGTTGGGTGAGAAATCAAATGATTATCTCAGTTTGACCTTGCTAGATCATATTGAATTTGCATTGAAACGTGCAGCTAAAGGACAATTTATCCGTAGTCCCTTAACGTGGGAAGTGAAGAAATTTTATCCACAGCATTTTGATATTGGCATGTATGCATTGAACTTGATCAACGAACAATTCCAACTGACATTTCCAGAAGACGAAGCTGTTTCAATTGCATTGCACTTTGTCAATCTGCAAGAGGATAAGAATAATCTAGACGAAACGATCCGCTCCATGGAAAGCTTAAGAGATATCTTGTCGATCATTCAGTACCATTTTCAACTCAAATTAGATGAAGGCTCCTTGAATTATATGAGACTGATGACTCATCTGCAATATTTCATTCAACGCGTCATGACTAAAAATAGCTATGATGAAAGTGACGTCAATTTAAACGAACAAATTAAATTGATGTATGCCTCATCTTATGAATGTGTTCAGAAAATCAGAGTCTATATCAAGCAAAAGTACGCCTGTGACCTAACGATTGATGAAGAAACATATCTTATGCTCCATATCCATCGAGTGACGAATCGAAGTCAAAAAGAGAGGACATAA
- a CDS encoding beta-glucoside-specific PTS transporter subunit IIABC, translated as MKYQSFNEEIIRLVGGKENIQAVVHCMTRLRFTLKDRTKANTEELKALDGVIDVVSNNVAYQVIIGTHVSEVHAELISMLGLTPSSDEESKIKEKKNPLKAAMDLLSETMTPVIEPIIASGLLAGFLSLFSITGLISVDSPTYQLLDSIRSAVFFFLPIFIAMSCAKRLKASPYLAVALAVTLVSSSINDVSGLSIFGIQLPQIVYANSFIPIILAVWFMGQLTVLLKKYVPKFLQYFLNPLLIMVICLPVTLLIFGPIGIWIGDGIGWFFEVLHNTFGSWIVVMLYAAFQPFLIMLGAGNFMMPLALNFVNKMGYDPIFLAAATISDLAVSGAMLGYFLRAKDSKQKQLFGTVSFSALMGVTEPAIYGAFIKFRRPFIAVMIGGGLGGLFAGLTNVKTYSIVWGLMGLPSYADNQDFSNLVFMIISVVIGFVTATISAYLLGIPQDEKETQTKDLSKETVPEKNSQLKKVPLNSVVEGNVVPLAEINDQAFSTGALGKGIGIVPTDAQIVAPVSGEVSAVFPTKHAIGIKTEQGIEVLIHIGIDTVELDGRHFDTIVEQGAMIERGQLLSTVDFAEIQKEGYDPTVIIVVTNTTDYLDVIPAAKESVFTDDECLTVIL; from the coding sequence ATGAAGTATCAATCATTTAATGAAGAAATTATCCGCCTTGTAGGAGGAAAAGAAAATATTCAGGCAGTGGTTCACTGTATGACTCGTTTGCGTTTTACTTTGAAAGATCGAACAAAAGCCAACACAGAAGAATTGAAAGCGCTAGATGGAGTGATCGACGTTGTGTCTAACAATGTTGCCTATCAAGTAATTATAGGCACACATGTTAGTGAAGTACATGCTGAGTTGATCAGTATGCTAGGGTTAACGCCTAGTTCAGATGAAGAATCAAAAATTAAAGAGAAAAAAAATCCCCTGAAAGCTGCAATGGATTTACTTTCGGAGACAATGACCCCAGTTATTGAACCAATCATTGCATCTGGACTGCTTGCAGGTTTTCTATCTTTATTTTCAATAACTGGGCTAATCTCAGTTGATAGTCCAACCTATCAACTATTGGATTCAATTCGTTCAGCAGTTTTCTTCTTTTTACCAATTTTTATTGCAATGTCATGTGCAAAGCGATTAAAAGCCAGTCCCTATTTAGCAGTGGCTTTAGCAGTGACGCTAGTTTCAAGCTCAATTAATGATGTATCTGGATTGAGTATTTTTGGAATTCAACTACCGCAGATCGTTTATGCAAATTCATTTATTCCAATCATTTTAGCGGTTTGGTTTATGGGGCAATTAACTGTTTTACTAAAAAAATATGTTCCTAAGTTTTTACAATACTTTTTAAACCCTCTATTGATCATGGTGATTTGTTTACCTGTGACTTTACTGATTTTCGGTCCGATTGGTATTTGGATCGGTGATGGAATCGGCTGGTTCTTTGAGGTGCTTCACAATACCTTTGGTAGTTGGATTGTTGTGATGCTATATGCAGCGTTTCAGCCATTTTTGATTATGTTGGGGGCAGGTAATTTCATGATGCCACTAGCATTGAACTTTGTGAATAAAATGGGGTATGATCCAATTTTCTTAGCAGCAGCGACGATTTCTGATTTAGCCGTATCTGGTGCAATGTTAGGGTATTTTTTAAGAGCGAAGGATTCTAAACAAAAGCAATTATTTGGAACGGTTAGTTTTAGTGCGCTGATGGGCGTGACTGAACCAGCTATTTATGGTGCATTTATTAAATTTAGAAGACCATTTATTGCCGTTATGATCGGTGGTGGTCTTGGTGGATTGTTTGCAGGATTGACAAATGTTAAAACGTATTCTATCGTTTGGGGCCTGATGGGATTACCATCTTATGCTGATAATCAAGACTTTTCAAATTTAGTTTTTATGATCATCAGTGTTGTGATCGGCTTTGTTACAGCTACAATTTCAGCATATCTCTTAGGGATTCCTCAAGACGAAAAAGAAACACAGACTAAAGATCTGTCAAAAGAAACAGTACCAGAAAAAAATAGTCAGTTAAAGAAAGTTCCGCTAAATTCAGTAGTTGAAGGCAACGTAGTTCCTTTGGCAGAAATCAATGATCAAGCATTCTCAACGGGAGCATTAGGTAAAGGGATAGGAATTGTACCAACCGATGCTCAAATTGTTGCGCCAGTTTCGGGTGAAGTATCAGCTGTTTTTCCAACAAAGCATGCAATCGGTATCAAGACAGAACAAGGAATAGAGGTGCTGATCCATATTGGGATCGACACCGTAGAACTTGATGGAAGACATTTTGATACGATCGTAGAACAAGGTGCGATGATAGAACGAGGTCAATTACTATCAACGGTTGACTTTGCAGAGATTCAAAAAGAGGGCTATGATCCAACTGTGATTATAGTTGTTACGAACACAACAGACTATTTAGATGTGATTCCGGCTGCAAAAGAGAGTGTATTTACGGATGATGAGTGCTTAACAGTTATATTATAA
- a CDS encoding family 1 glycosylhydrolase codes for MKKNEFLWGGSIAAHQCEGAWDQDGKGVAIMDLVTQGTYDKPREICKTIETGKYYPSHDGIDFYHRYKEDIALFAEMGFKALRISIDWSRIYPKGDEQEPNSLGIQFYQNVVDELLKNNIEPIVTLYHFEMPVHLVREYGSWTNPKVIDFYLKYCQTMFEALKGKVRYWVTFNEMNHIDPQTEASDIFTYIIAGLKYTEMDNKKQTLATISYNMTLASVKAVKLARTVDSANQIGCVFGLTPAYPLNCDPQNVMNSLKETDREFYQIDAMCMGKFPEYKLKEYQAQGIDLKVSKEDQLAFKEGKLDFIGLNYYSSSVAHYEGDEANEETLFGGVQNPHLQQSKWGWAIDPIGLRYTLNYVYRRYGLPIIITENGLGAVDQLETDGSIQDDYRIEYVQKHLEQMEKAIVEDYVDCFGYLMWGPIDLVSATTGEMKKRYGFIYVDKNDDQTGTLERKKKKSFSWYQEIIKKNQTFTV; via the coding sequence ATGAAAAAAAATGAATTTTTATGGGGCGGCAGTATTGCTGCTCATCAATGTGAAGGTGCTTGGGATCAAGACGGCAAAGGTGTAGCGATCATGGATCTTGTCACACAAGGAACCTATGACAAACCGCGGGAAATCTGCAAAACGATCGAAACTGGTAAATATTATCCTTCTCATGATGGGATCGATTTTTATCATAGATATAAAGAAGATATTGCGCTATTTGCTGAAATGGGGTTTAAAGCCCTACGTATTTCAATTGACTGGTCAAGAATTTACCCTAAAGGAGACGAACAAGAACCAAATTCATTAGGCATTCAGTTTTATCAAAATGTGGTTGATGAGTTACTAAAAAACAATATTGAACCGATCGTGACCTTGTATCATTTTGAGATGCCTGTGCACTTAGTGAGAGAATATGGTTCATGGACTAATCCAAAGGTGATCGATTTTTATTTAAAGTATTGTCAAACAATGTTTGAAGCGTTGAAAGGAAAAGTACGCTACTGGGTAACGTTTAACGAGATGAATCATATCGATCCACAAACAGAAGCATCAGATATTTTTACGTACATTATTGCAGGCTTGAAATATACAGAGATGGACAACAAAAAACAGACACTAGCAACGATTAGCTATAATATGACACTAGCAAGTGTAAAAGCTGTTAAGCTAGCACGGACGGTCGATTCTGCCAACCAAATTGGGTGTGTCTTTGGTTTAACTCCCGCGTATCCTTTAAATTGTGACCCGCAAAATGTCATGAATTCATTGAAAGAAACCGATCGCGAATTTTATCAAATAGATGCCATGTGTATGGGGAAATTTCCAGAATACAAATTGAAAGAATACCAAGCGCAAGGAATCGACTTAAAGGTCTCAAAAGAAGATCAGCTCGCATTTAAAGAGGGAAAACTAGACTTTATTGGCTTAAACTATTATTCTTCCAGTGTGGCGCATTATGAAGGTGATGAAGCCAACGAAGAAACTTTATTCGGTGGTGTCCAAAATCCTCATCTCCAACAAAGTAAATGGGGCTGGGCGATTGATCCGATTGGATTACGTTATACATTAAACTACGTCTATAGGCGCTATGGACTACCGATCATTATTACTGAAAATGGTTTAGGTGCCGTAGATCAATTAGAAACAGATGGTTCAATTCAAGATGATTATCGGATAGAATATGTACAAAAACACCTAGAACAAATGGAAAAAGCAATTGTTGAAGACTATGTTGATTGTTTCGGTTATTTAATGTGGGGACCAATTGATTTAGTTAGTGCAACGACTGGTGAAATGAAAAAAAGATATGGTTTCATCTACGTAGACAAAAATGATGATCAAACTGGAACTTTAGAGAGGAAAAAGAAAAAGTCCTTTAGTTGGTATCAAGAAATCATTAAAAAAAATCAAACCTTTACTGTCTAG
- a CDS encoding TetR/AcrR family transcriptional regulator: protein MKTGTKGFSEEKRAELRSTLCMECEKSWGTNGYKKTNIAELTSKASISTGAFYLLYGTKEDLFVDTLDRVQNRLKTNWRNILNASPSKKGFVEAMKFLFREYKNSPFLYDFSNPDFLAFIGKLPPNLITELETDNWKFFEEALHIANLELKVSEKKAFEIINTLLSIIIIRDRVTDDFESIFEFILDSTIDNVIE from the coding sequence ATGAAAACAGGCACTAAGGGATTTTCAGAAGAAAAAAGAGCAGAATTAAGAAGTACTCTATGTATGGAATGTGAAAAAAGCTGGGGGACTAATGGATATAAGAAGACGAATATTGCCGAATTAACGTCTAAAGCCTCTATTTCTACCGGTGCATTTTACTTACTATATGGAACAAAAGAAGACTTATTTGTAGATACATTGGACAGAGTACAAAATCGTTTAAAAACAAATTGGCGTAACATTTTAAATGCCTCACCTTCGAAAAAAGGTTTTGTCGAAGCAATGAAATTCTTATTCAGAGAATACAAAAATTCACCTTTTCTTTATGACTTCTCAAACCCTGATTTTTTAGCCTTTATTGGTAAACTACCACCAAATCTCATTACTGAGCTTGAAACGGACAACTGGAAATTTTTTGAAGAGGCACTACACATTGCCAATTTAGAACTTAAAGTGAGTGAAAAAAAAGCCTTTGAAATTATCAATACTCTGTTAAGTATTATTATTATTCGTGATAGAGTAACAGATGATTTCGAGAGTATTTTTGAGTTTATTTTAGACTCTACTATTGATAATGTGATTGAATAA
- a CDS encoding ABC transporter ATP-binding protein, which produces MLEIQKLTKSFGEQLVLDNVSLSLKKGTIYGLLGANGAGKTTIIKSIFDLVKPDSGEISLFNEKMPQSVEQYKKLGSIIETPVFYENMTVEENLLLHCDYMGEQFKSNIDRVLQDVGLFNEKEKMINQLSLGMKQRLGLGRALLNEPELLILDEPINGLDPEGIIDFRNLILTINQTYGTTVLISSHILIEVFKIADMIGIVAKGKLIKEISKQALEEMDLDIEEYYLSLVKEGASA; this is translated from the coding sequence GTGTTGGAAATTCAAAAGTTGACGAAGTCATTTGGCGAGCAACTTGTTTTAGACAATGTATCACTTTCATTAAAAAAAGGGACGATCTACGGTTTGTTAGGTGCAAATGGCGCTGGTAAAACGACAATCATCAAGTCGATTTTTGATCTTGTAAAACCCGATAGTGGAGAAATCTCTCTCTTCAATGAGAAAATGCCTCAATCGGTGGAGCAATACAAAAAACTAGGCAGTATCATCGAAACACCTGTCTTCTATGAGAATATGACCGTGGAAGAAAATTTGTTGCTTCATTGCGATTACATGGGAGAACAGTTTAAAAGTAATATAGACAGAGTCCTACAAGATGTTGGACTATTCAATGAAAAGGAGAAGATGATCAATCAGCTGTCATTAGGAATGAAGCAGCGTTTAGGCTTAGGAAGAGCGCTTTTAAATGAACCCGAGCTATTGATCTTAGATGAACCGATAAATGGGCTGGATCCAGAAGGAATTATTGATTTCAGAAACTTGATTTTAACTATTAATCAAACGTATGGAACGACAGTTTTGATTTCTAGTCATATTCTGATTGAAGTGTTTAAAATCGCTGATATGATTGGAATTGTGGCAAAAGGAAAATTGATCAAAGAAATCAGTAAGCAAGCTTTAGAAGAGATGGATCTAGATATTGAAGAGTATTACTTATCCTTAGTTAAAGAAGGAGCGAGTGCATGA
- a CDS encoding ABC transporter permease encodes MIKLLKIELKKINLKSQIISLVVMNSIVLLLSIFTSTLLADPSSEVNPTGVAVQLTTSELALLITRAVLIVWQAILIVQIIIEEYKTKTITVLFTYPYSKKQLILVKFLLIFLLTAAFAVFSTLFQEVSIYLLSQRLAFVSFASESLWSLMIVLISNICLGFLPLFIGMRNVSVIATVVSSLVIVVIGSNSQASPTGLLGIPIVSLFLGAVSVILMIMTYRSMLVKEI; translated from the coding sequence ATGATTAAATTGTTGAAAATCGAATTAAAGAAAATAAATTTAAAAAGCCAGATTATTTCTCTGGTCGTGATGAATAGCATCGTATTACTACTTTCCATTTTTACATCAACATTGTTAGCTGATCCATCAAGTGAAGTAAATCCAACAGGTGTAGCAGTTCAACTGACAACATCAGAATTAGCCTTGTTGATTACGCGAGCAGTCTTGATCGTTTGGCAAGCAATTCTAATTGTTCAAATCATTATTGAAGAATATAAAACAAAAACGATCACAGTACTTTTTACTTATCCGTATAGTAAAAAACAATTGATTTTAGTTAAATTTTTACTTATCTTTCTGTTAACTGCTGCATTTGCTGTATTTTCAACTTTATTTCAAGAAGTTAGCATTTATTTATTAAGTCAACGATTGGCATTTGTTAGCTTTGCTTCAGAAAGTTTGTGGTCTTTAATGATCGTACTTATTTCAAATATTTGTCTAGGCTTTTTGCCTTTATTTATTGGAATGAGAAACGTTTCGGTTATTGCAACAGTTGTTTCATCATTAGTGATTGTAGTGATTGGTTCTAATTCCCAAGCATCACCAACTGGGTTATTAGGCATTCCTATTGTGTCATTATTTTTAGGTGCAGTGAGTGTGATTTTAATGATCATGACCTATCGCTCAATGTTAGTCAAAGAAATTTAA
- a CDS encoding MFS transporter codes for MEIEKHVIWNRNFAYIIMGQTLSVLANSVMKFALSLYILDLTKSAALFGTLLAVSIIPTIIFSPIGGVLADNFNKKNMMVIMDGLYAGIAILVYLAVVSRANIAIVAICLLLMSVVSAFETPIVQSSMPLLFKEDNLLKANSVVNQIQLFANFVGPILAGFLYSLVKIEWIFVICFILFFGAALIECFIRIPILAVKFENGAIATVIRDLKESWLFIRKEEPAIVKIIVVLGAISFFISGLLFVGIPYIIRIVLGLNSQYLGINQGMISLAGIAGAVMVGLLSKKLNMKNSYLIVGASSLLVLVMGVIFMIDMPAAVTFTLFTFVIMLLQALFTLFSIFVISNIQANTPVQLVGKVMSYVTTLSLCAQPLSQAVYGLLFDIFSNSVYILFIFTGLVMLLVSYFSKNSFKNFNQ; via the coding sequence ATGGAAATTGAAAAGCATGTGATTTGGAATAGAAATTTTGCTTACATTATTATGGGACAGACACTCTCAGTTTTAGCAAACTCTGTGATGAAGTTTGCTCTATCACTGTATATTTTAGATTTAACGAAGTCAGCAGCCTTATTTGGAACACTTTTAGCTGTATCGATAATCCCGACAATTATCTTTTCACCAATCGGTGGTGTGCTAGCAGATAATTTCAACAAGAAAAATATGATGGTCATCATGGATGGCTTGTATGCTGGTATTGCGATTTTAGTTTACTTAGCAGTAGTATCAAGAGCAAATATAGCTATTGTTGCCATATGCTTATTGCTGATGTCTGTAGTGTCAGCCTTTGAAACACCAATTGTTCAGTCAAGTATGCCGTTATTATTTAAAGAAGATAACTTATTAAAAGCTAACTCAGTTGTCAATCAAATTCAGCTGTTTGCTAATTTTGTTGGACCAATACTAGCGGGTTTTTTATATAGTTTGGTGAAGATTGAATGGATATTCGTTATTTGCTTTATCTTATTTTTTGGAGCTGCTTTAATTGAGTGTTTTATTAGAATCCCGATATTAGCTGTCAAATTTGAAAATGGGGCAATTGCAACTGTTATCAGAGATTTGAAAGAAAGTTGGTTGTTTATTCGGAAAGAAGAGCCTGCGATAGTAAAAATAATCGTTGTTTTAGGTGCTATTAGCTTTTTCATTTCAGGACTATTATTTGTTGGAATTCCATATATCATTAGAATTGTTTTAGGCCTTAACAGTCAGTATTTAGGAATCAACCAAGGCATGATTTCTCTGGCTGGAATTGCTGGAGCTGTTATGGTTGGATTACTTTCAAAAAAATTGAACATGAAAAATAGCTACTTGATTGTGGGGGCATCGAGTCTTTTGGTTCTTGTTATGGGCGTCATCTTTATGATTGATATGCCTGCTGCAGTAACCTTTACATTGTTTACTTTTGTAATCATGCTTTTACAAGCTTTGTTTACATTATTTTCTATTTTTGTTATTTCAAATATCCAAGCAAACACCCCAGTTCAGTTAGTTGGAAAAGTCATGTCCTATGTAACCACTTTAAGTTTATGTGCGCAGCCGTTGTCTCAAGCAGTTTATGGTTTATTATTCGATATTTTTTCAAATTCAGTCTACATACTGTTTATATTTACGGGATTAGTTATGCTCTTAGTGAGTTACTTTTCAAAAAATTCGTTTAAAAATTTCAATCAATGA
- a CDS encoding 4'-phosphopantetheinyl transferase family protein, whose amino-acid sequence MLITHLLKLDHSLNSDTWNNWYHSLESERQNKIDNLRFPDDQLRSLTAGVLLQSMLFNYCQLPPDELFFSTSKQGKPFLASHPDIFFNLTHSGEYVCCSVSTAPVGIDIEQMESIDVNGIARFFSIHEQKYIHSRQTKTEQLDAFYSIWTLKEAFSKTVGHGLSLPMDTYHFILNGESISLSTQIKNDYQFYSRIIDNHYKFALSSSILSKNVEKHLTLTELVKTVSL is encoded by the coding sequence ATGCTAATTACACATTTACTAAAACTAGATCATTCATTAAACTCAGATACTTGGAACAACTGGTATCATTCACTTGAATCTGAGAGACAAAATAAAATAGATAATTTAAGATTCCCTGATGATCAGCTCCGCTCACTTACAGCTGGAGTTCTTTTACAATCGATGTTGTTCAATTATTGTCAACTGCCACCTGATGAGCTATTTTTTTCAACTTCTAAACAAGGAAAACCATTTTTGGCATCCCATCCAGATATTTTTTTTAATTTAACTCATTCTGGTGAGTATGTTTGTTGTTCAGTAAGCACTGCTCCAGTTGGGATAGACATTGAGCAAATGGAGAGCATTGATGTTAACGGTATCGCTCGTTTTTTTTCTATTCACGAGCAAAAGTACATACACTCTAGACAAACCAAGACGGAACAATTAGATGCCTTTTATTCAATTTGGACACTAAAAGAAGCTTTCAGTAAAACAGTTGGTCACGGTCTATCCCTGCCAATGGATACCTATCATTTTATCTTGAATGGAGAGTCAATTTCTCTGTCAACACAAATAAAAAATGATTATCAATTTTACTCTCGCATCATTGATAATCATTATAAATTTGCTCTTTCTTCATCCATACTTTCCAAAAATGTTGAAAAACATTTAACGCTAACTGAACTTGTTAAAACTGTTTCTTTGTAA